Proteins co-encoded in one Sulfurovum xiamenensis genomic window:
- a CDS encoding zinc ribbon domain-containing protein: MNKHLKELIELSKIDKAIDSYTPQLEAANKKVAKVEKKINAAQEELDTLNASIVENDAKVKTFEEQLTMLNEQLASNAKKSKDITTEKEMKALSLEEDIAKEKMTFANEEIERLQKINETTALLVEEAKAKVEALAAEAEAVNEVVSVEKAEIEKNKGELFVEREKLSRDLEQKVLAFYEKIRIWAGNTAVVPVKKQACYGCYMKLNDKTYSEVIKAEEICNCPHCGRILYIESVTEEA; the protein is encoded by the coding sequence CTCATCGAGCTTTCAAAAATTGACAAGGCTATAGACAGTTATACTCCGCAGCTTGAAGCAGCAAATAAAAAAGTTGCAAAAGTAGAAAAGAAGATCAATGCTGCACAGGAAGAACTTGATACACTCAATGCAAGTATCGTTGAAAATGATGCAAAAGTAAAAACATTTGAAGAGCAGCTTACCATGCTGAATGAACAATTGGCTTCAAATGCTAAAAAATCTAAAGATATCACTACAGAAAAAGAGATGAAAGCACTCTCTTTGGAAGAAGATATCGCCAAAGAGAAGATGACTTTTGCCAATGAAGAGATCGAAAGACTCCAGAAGATCAATGAAACGACAGCATTGCTTGTAGAAGAAGCGAAGGCAAAAGTAGAAGCATTGGCTGCAGAAGCAGAAGCGGTCAATGAAGTGGTGTCTGTAGAAAAAGCAGAGATCGAAAAAAACAAGGGTGAACTTTTTGTTGAGAGAGAAAAACTCAGTAGAGATCTTGAACAGAAAGTACTTGCATTTTATGAGAAGATCCGTATTTGGGCAGGGAACACCGCAGTGGTTCCTGTGAAGAAACAGGCATGTTACGGATGTTATATGAAGCTCAATGACAAAACGTATTCAGAAGTGATCAAAGCAGAGGAGATCTGTAATTGTCCACACTGTGGTAGAATTCTCTATATAGAGAGTGTTACGGAAGAAGCATAA
- the ffh gene encoding signal recognition particle protein: MFDTLTDSFKNAIGKIRFHDDEKALKKATAELKKSLLKADVHHKVVKELISSVELETKQNGVGKDNFLKALQTKLTDILTIEGAPKGFTFASKPPTVVLMIGLQGSGKTTTTGKLAYFLKEQKKKKVMVIAADLQRLAAVEQLRQITSQIEVELVADENATPVEIVKQGLAKAEKELYDVVLIDTAGRLAIDEELMDELAEVKKVAEPDELFYVADAMTGQDAVRTAQTFKEKIGITGVVLSKFDGDSKGGVALGLTEQVGVPLRFIGAGEKMPDLEQFISDRIVSRLMGAGDVESLAEKAAAAIDPKEAKRFTQKIKKGQFNFNDFLAQMEQMKKLGSMKSIMGMIPGMGNMAKQIGDMDLENSDEIKMIKAMVSSMTPKEREDPDLLTNTRKRRLAAGAGLDQVQVNRVLKQFKNAAKMAKKLSGKGGMKQMQDMMAKMQGGGFPGGPR, translated from the coding sequence ATGTTTGATACTTTAACCGACAGTTTTAAAAATGCCATAGGCAAAATTCGTTTTCATGATGATGAAAAAGCACTTAAAAAAGCTACTGCTGAACTTAAGAAATCACTGTTAAAAGCAGATGTTCACCATAAAGTAGTGAAAGAGCTCATTTCGAGCGTAGAGCTTGAGACCAAGCAAAACGGTGTAGGTAAAGACAACTTCCTCAAAGCACTGCAAACTAAACTTACCGATATTTTAACGATAGAGGGTGCACCTAAAGGTTTCACTTTTGCTTCTAAACCGCCAACTGTGGTTCTGATGATAGGTCTACAAGGGTCTGGTAAAACAACGACGACGGGTAAATTGGCCTATTTCCTTAAAGAACAGAAAAAGAAAAAGGTGATGGTCATTGCAGCCGACCTTCAGAGACTTGCAGCGGTTGAACAACTCAGACAGATCACTTCACAGATCGAAGTAGAATTGGTAGCGGATGAGAATGCCACACCTGTCGAGATCGTTAAACAGGGTCTTGCAAAGGCAGAGAAAGAGCTTTATGATGTGGTGCTTATAGATACCGCGGGACGTTTGGCTATCGATGAAGAGCTGATGGATGAGCTGGCAGAGGTGAAGAAGGTAGCAGAACCAGATGAACTTTTCTATGTGGCTGATGCGATGACAGGTCAGGATGCGGTCAGAACAGCACAAACGTTTAAAGAGAAGATAGGGATCACCGGTGTGGTACTTTCCAAGTTTGATGGTGACTCTAAAGGTGGTGTTGCACTTGGGCTTACAGAGCAGGTAGGTGTTCCGCTTCGTTTCATCGGTGCAGGTGAAAAGATGCCGGATCTTGAGCAGTTCATTTCAGACAGGATCGTAAGCCGTCTGATGGGTGCAGGAGATGTGGAATCATTGGCAGAAAAAGCAGCAGCTGCCATCGACCCTAAAGAGGCAAAAAGATTCACACAGAAGATCAAAAAAGGTCAGTTCAATTTCAATGATTTCCTCGCACAAATGGAACAGATGAAAAAGCTTGGAAGCATGAAGTCCATTATGGGAATGATCCCTGGTATGGGGAATATGGCAAAACAGATAGGTGATATGGACCTGGAGAACTCTGATGAGATCAAAATGATCAAAGCAATGGTCTCTTCTATGACACCTAAAGAGAGAGAAGATCCGGATCTTCTTACCAATACGCGTAAGAGACGTTTGGCAGCAGGTGCCGGACTTGATCAGGTACAGGTGAACCGTGTACTGAAGCAGTTTAAAAATGCAGCAAAGATGGCGAAAAAGTTATCCGGGAAAGGTGGCATGAAGCAGATGCAGGACATGATGGCAAAAATGCAGGGCGGCGGTTTCCCAGGTGGCCCACGCTAA
- the rpsP gene encoding 30S ribosomal protein S16, translated as MTVIRMTRMGRKKKPFYRIVVTDSRKRRDGGWIESIGHYNPVSVNKDLTLDEERLNYWLSVGAQMSPTVKRLAGKK; from the coding sequence ATGACAGTGATCAGAATGACAAGAATGGGTAGAAAGAAAAAGCCATTTTACAGAATCGTAGTAACAGACAGCAGAAAAAGAAGAGACGGTGGTTGGATCGAATCAATCGGTCACTATAACCCGGTAAGTGTAAACAAAGATCTTACACTTGACGAAGAGAGATTGAACTACTGGTTAAGTGTTGGTGCACAAATGAGCCCAACAGTAAAAAGACTAGCAGGTAAAAAATAG
- a CDS encoding KH domain-containing protein — protein sequence MVKDFLLSYTKLLVNNPEDISIEISEVDEGFDEITIFANSEDIGKLIGKEGRMINAIKTVISGCKAKGGKNYRVNVKASK from the coding sequence ATGGTTAAAGATTTCCTGCTCTCATATACCAAGCTTTTGGTAAACAACCCTGAAGATATCTCTATAGAGATATCAGAGGTTGATGAGGGTTTCGATGAGATCACTATCTTTGCGAACAGTGAAGATATAGGTAAACTTATCGGTAAAGAGGGAAGAATGATCAATGCTATTAAGACAGTCATCTCCGGCTGTAAAGCAAAAGGCGGTAAAAACTACCGCGTAAATGTTAAAGCTTCAAAGTAA
- a CDS encoding RluA family pseudouridine synthase, whose protein sequence is MATDKAYKVLAMAKGISNNKAKELIDRGLVYVEDKKVKIARAEIRTDTVFRIEYPEDIEILYEDEDIIAVNKPAQVDSYEIQDSIAGAELLHRLDRDTSGVLLLGKNREFIERAIKEFKNRKVEKHYVAWVEGVLYEKVEIDEPIFTVKKGKAFSMIDPVRGKKAHTVVKPEEIQGKKSKVHIEITTGRTHQIRVHLAHIGHPIVGDEQYGSRTQSKRILLHSAKMKLLDYEFNAAEPKDIARYK, encoded by the coding sequence ATGGCTACAGATAAAGCATATAAAGTCCTTGCAATGGCAAAGGGTATTTCAAACAACAAAGCAAAAGAACTGATAGACAGAGGACTGGTCTATGTGGAAGATAAAAAAGTAAAGATCGCCAGAGCGGAGATACGCACAGATACGGTCTTCCGTATAGAGTATCCTGAGGATATAGAGATACTCTACGAAGATGAAGATATCATTGCCGTGAACAAACCGGCACAGGTGGACAGCTATGAGATCCAGGATTCCATAGCAGGTGCGGAACTTCTTCACAGACTTGACAGAGATACATCGGGTGTACTGCTCTTAGGAAAGAACAGGGAATTCATAGAACGTGCCATTAAAGAGTTCAAGAACCGTAAAGTGGAAAAACATTATGTGGCATGGGTCGAGGGTGTACTGTATGAAAAGGTGGAGATAGACGAACCTATCTTTACGGTAAAAAAAGGGAAAGCCTTCTCTATGATAGACCCGGTACGCGGTAAAAAAGCACATACTGTGGTCAAACCCGAAGAGATCCAGGGTAAAAAATCCAAAGTCCATATAGAGATCACGACGGGAAGAACACACCAGATCCGTGTACATCTTGCACATATAGGACATCCTATTGTAGGGGATGAGCAGTATGGGAGCCGTACGCAATCAAAACGTATCCTTTTACACTCTGCTAAAATGAAATTACTGGACTATGAGTTCAATGCTGCAGAGCCCAAAGACATCGCGAGATATAAGTAA
- the waaA gene encoding lipid IV(A) 3-deoxy-D-manno-octulosonic acid transferase, translating to MEKLFFFLYSVLSFFLYLLALPLLALFSFKTKYKDSLPARFFLRNNKPLKPDGIWFHSCSFGEAKAIRSLVESLPQESLRMSTTTHTGFKVIEEYTQESRYLPFEPLLFRWLKPQKALVVMEAEFWYLLFTLAQRRGAKTLLINARMSDRSFPRYKKIGWLYREIFKHIDEVYAQTAKDKERLESLGAKNVVVTGNIKLAHLPAVTKEIQKPSSLVVCGASTHEGEEALIMDAFVALKKEHPEAVMLLVPRHPERFDKVAKMMEAYADRYQFTAQRYSQNEVLGSDMILVDVLGELVNLYAVSDIVILGGAFEPIGGHNAAEAAQFGCKIISGEHYFNQKDIFDAIEGIAVVEASNLSRRLLQHGLLKPTKIKSKSDITRITESLERVL from the coding sequence ATGGAGAAACTTTTCTTTTTTCTCTATAGTGTTCTCTCTTTTTTCCTCTATCTACTTGCCCTTCCTCTTTTAGCATTATTCTCTTTTAAAACCAAGTATAAAGATTCGCTGCCCGCAAGATTTTTCTTACGGAACAACAAGCCTTTAAAACCTGACGGTATCTGGTTTCACTCTTGCAGTTTCGGAGAAGCAAAAGCCATCAGATCTTTAGTGGAGAGTCTACCTCAAGAGAGTCTGCGTATGAGTACAACCACGCATACGGGCTTTAAAGTGATAGAGGAGTATACGCAAGAGAGCAGATATCTGCCTTTTGAACCTCTGCTTTTTCGCTGGCTGAAACCGCAAAAGGCATTGGTAGTGATGGAAGCGGAGTTTTGGTATCTTCTTTTTACACTGGCGCAGCGCAGAGGGGCTAAAACCTTACTGATCAATGCACGTATGAGTGACAGGTCTTTCCCCAGGTACAAAAAGATAGGGTGGCTCTACAGAGAGATCTTTAAGCACATCGATGAAGTGTACGCACAAACAGCCAAAGATAAAGAGCGTTTGGAGTCTCTAGGCGCAAAGAATGTAGTGGTTACGGGTAATATTAAGCTGGCACATTTGCCTGCTGTCACCAAAGAAATCCAAAAACCTTCCAGTCTGGTTGTCTGTGGGGCGAGTACACATGAGGGGGAAGAGGCACTGATCATGGATGCCTTTGTCGCATTGAAAAAGGAACATCCTGAAGCCGTTATGCTTTTGGTACCGCGCCATCCGGAACGTTTTGACAAAGTGGCTAAAATGATGGAAGCGTATGCTGACAGGTATCAGTTCACGGCACAGCGTTATTCCCAAAATGAAGTGCTGGGCTCTGATATGATCTTAGTCGATGTTCTGGGAGAACTGGTCAATCTGTATGCCGTCAGTGACATTGTGATACTTGGCGGGGCATTTGAACCTATAGGCGGGCATAATGCGGCAGAGGCAGCACAGTTTGGTTGTAAGATCATCTCAGGAGAACACTACTTCAACCAAAAAGATATTTTTGATGCCATTGAGGGTATCGCAGTTGTAGAGGCATCCAATCTTTCAAGAAGATTGCTGCAGCATGGATTGCTTAAACCCACCAAGATAAAAAGCAAGAGTGACATCACACGTATCACTGAGAGCTTAGAGCGTGTTTTATAA
- the rimM gene encoding ribosome maturation factor RimM (Essential for efficient processing of 16S rRNA) — MSNDNFFIAQIGRTIGLWGDLKFHLHTDFPEQFKVGQTYKSDRGELTISDINHKRGTIRFRGYESVDSAKKLTNAKLYTNEAQTKENCELDEGQYFWFDVIGCSVKQDDEVLGVVEDIQRMAETDYLSVKTDTVLVEAGLSKHFLLPYIERYIIKVDTEEKIVYTKDAKDILEAS; from the coding sequence ATGTCCAATGACAACTTTTTTATCGCTCAAATAGGGCGGACCATCGGACTTTGGGGTGACCTTAAATTTCATCTTCATACAGATTTTCCAGAACAATTTAAAGTAGGCCAGACCTATAAAAGTGATCGTGGAGAGCTTACGATTTCTGATATCAATCACAAACGCGGTACGATCCGTTTCAGAGGATACGAAAGTGTGGATTCTGCCAAAAAACTGACCAATGCAAAACTCTATACTAATGAAGCACAAACGAAAGAGAATTGTGAACTGGATGAAGGTCAATACTTTTGGTTTGATGTGATCGGATGCAGCGTCAAACAGGATGATGAAGTGTTGGGTGTGGTAGAGGATATCCAACGTATGGCTGAGACAGACTACCTTTCTGTAAAAACGGATACTGTTTTGGTGGAAGCAGGGTTATCTAAACACTTCTTACTTCCGTACATAGAACGTTACATTATTAAAGTCGATACAGAAGAGAAGATCGTCTATACGAAAGATGCCAAAGACATTTTAGAGGCGAGTTGA
- a CDS encoding DUF167 domain-containing protein: MFYNIEDDTVSLRIKAQPNASKNEFCEVYDNDAIKIRIKAPAVEGAANKELVKFLAKSFKVSKSDILFKTGQHSKIKIVAFPLNDKFKDWIEENGYR; this comes from the coding sequence GTGTTTTATAATATAGAAGATGACACCGTCAGTTTACGGATCAAGGCACAACCCAATGCCAGTAAGAACGAATTTTGTGAAGTGTACGATAATGATGCCATCAAGATACGGATCAAAGCACCAGCAGTAGAAGGTGCAGCAAACAAAGAGTTAGTAAAATTTCTTGCAAAAAGTTTTAAAGTTTCAAAAAGTGATATACTTTTTAAAACAGGGCAACATAGCAAGATAAAAATAGTGGCATTCCCACTGAATGATAAATTTAAAGATTGGATAGAAGAAAATGGCTACAGATAA